A single region of the Lycium barbarum isolate Lr01 chromosome 2, ASM1917538v2, whole genome shotgun sequence genome encodes:
- the LOC132626424 gene encoding pentatricopeptide repeat-containing protein At5g66520-like isoform X1, whose translation MISHQIEALFQRSNTTIHLLQLHSLFIKTALNHDEYRLSQFISFSSTISLQFSRKLFDNSPITPPIFAWNTMMRAYSKQVESLKLFNQLQRIRLKADKFTFPVVLKACGHCLMIGTGGSLHSMAFKCGFSSDLHVNNTLLRMYAGFGAVSFARLVFDEMLDRDVVSWSSMMAAYVHCNLPSDALLLFQSMKLANEKPNSISLVSLLGACSRILSIRLGRCIHSYIVTGGMELHVELETALPGMYAKCGHIEQAFRIFNSMDDKNLQTWTIMISGLADHGHGEEAVSLFARMEEAGFRPDSLSFSAILNACSHIGLVDVGREYFEKMVSIYNIRPTMEHYGCMVDMFGRAGELEAAYDLIRSMPIEPNSVILRSFISACNHHGRIPCTEENIRGILLKIEPDLGSNYVLASSLSVLFGYCSDANSLRSAMKAKGIKKFPGSSWVQSLGTSSEHSS comes from the exons ATGATTTCCCACCAAATAGAGGCACTTTTCCAACGTTCCAACACGACCATACATCTTCTGCAACTTCATTCTCTATTCATCAAAACAGCTCTCAATCACGACGAGTATCGTCTCTCCCAATTCATATCATTCTCATCTACAATATCTCTCCAATTCTCCCGTAAACTCTTTGATAATTCTCCCATTACTCCACCAATCTTCGCATGGAACACAATGATGAGAGCATATTCCAAACAAGTAGAGTCTCTCAAGCTTTTTAATCAGCTTCAAAGAATTCGATTAAAAGCAGATAAATTCACATTCCCTGTTGTGTTAAAGGCTTGTGGGCATTGCTTGATGATTGGAACTGGTGGGTCCTTGCATTCAATGGCTTTCAAGTGTGGTTTCAGTTCAGACTTACATGTAAACAATACTCTTTTGAGAATGTATGCCGGATTTGGTGCGGTCAGCTTTGCAAGACTAGTGTTTGATGAAATGCTTGATAGGGATGTAGTTTCTTGGAGTTCCATGATGGCCGCTTATGTTCATTG TAACTTGCCGTCAGATGCTTTACTCCTCTTCCAATCCATGAAGCTAGCAAATGAAAAGCCAAATTCTATCTCATTGGTTAGCTTGCTGGGAGCATGTAGTCGCATCCTGAGTATCAGATTAGGTAGATGTATTCACTCGTACATTGTTACCGGTGGTATGGAACTGCATGTTGAACTGGAAACAGCCCTCCCGGGCATGTATGCAAAATGTGGTCATATAGAGCAGGCTTTCCGCATCTTTAATTCAATGGATGATAAAAATTTGCAAACCTGGACCATCATGATTTCTGGCCTTGCTGATCATGGCCATGGAGAAGAAGCTGTGTCTTTGTTCGCCAGAATGGAAGAAGCTGGCTTTAGACCGGACAGCTTGTCATTTTCTGCAATCCTAAATGCTTGTAGTCATATTGGCCTTGTTGATGTGGGCCGTGAATATTTTGAAAAAATGGTAAGTATTTATAACATCAGGCCGACTATGGAACATTATGGATGCATGGTGGACATGTTTGGACGTGCTGGAGAATTAGAAGCAGCTTATGATCTTATAAGGAGCATGCCTATAGAGCCTAATTCTGTGATATTGAGGAGTTTCATTAGTGCTTGTAACCATCATGGCCGTATTCCTTGCACAGAAGAAAATATAAGAGGTATTCTCCTCAAAATAGAGCCTGATCTCGGATCAAACTATGTGCTTGCTTCCAGTTTGTCTGTTCTTTTTGGTTATTGCAGTGACGCGAACAGTCTAAGATCGGCTATGAAAGCGAAAGGGATAAAGAAATTTCCTGGTAGCAGTTGGGTGCAGTCGCTTGGTACCTCTTCAGAACacagcagttga
- the LOC132626424 gene encoding pentatricopeptide repeat-containing protein At2g36730-like isoform X2, which translates to MISHQIEALFQRSNTTIHLLQLHSLFIKTALNHDEYRLSQFISFSSTISLQFSRKLFDNSPITPPIFAWNTMMRAYSKQVESLKLFNQLQRIRLKADKFTFPVVLKACGHCLMIGTGGSLHSMAFKCGFSSDLHVNNTLLRMYAGFGAVSFARLVFDEMLDRDVVSWSSMMAAYVHCNLPSDALLLFQSMKLANEKPNSISLVSLLGACSRILSIRLGRCIHSYIVTGGMELHVELETALPGMYAKCGHIEQAFRIFNSMDDKNLQTWTIMISGLADHGHGEEAVSLFARMEEAGFRPDSLSFSAILNACSHIGLVDVGREYFEKMVSIYNIRPTMEHYGCMVDMFGRAGELEAAYDLIRSMPIEPNSVILRSFISACNHHGRIPCTEENIRVTRTV; encoded by the exons ATGATTTCCCACCAAATAGAGGCACTTTTCCAACGTTCCAACACGACCATACATCTTCTGCAACTTCATTCTCTATTCATCAAAACAGCTCTCAATCACGACGAGTATCGTCTCTCCCAATTCATATCATTCTCATCTACAATATCTCTCCAATTCTCCCGTAAACTCTTTGATAATTCTCCCATTACTCCACCAATCTTCGCATGGAACACAATGATGAGAGCATATTCCAAACAAGTAGAGTCTCTCAAGCTTTTTAATCAGCTTCAAAGAATTCGATTAAAAGCAGATAAATTCACATTCCCTGTTGTGTTAAAGGCTTGTGGGCATTGCTTGATGATTGGAACTGGTGGGTCCTTGCATTCAATGGCTTTCAAGTGTGGTTTCAGTTCAGACTTACATGTAAACAATACTCTTTTGAGAATGTATGCCGGATTTGGTGCGGTCAGCTTTGCAAGACTAGTGTTTGATGAAATGCTTGATAGGGATGTAGTTTCTTGGAGTTCCATGATGGCCGCTTATGTTCATTG TAACTTGCCGTCAGATGCTTTACTCCTCTTCCAATCCATGAAGCTAGCAAATGAAAAGCCAAATTCTATCTCATTGGTTAGCTTGCTGGGAGCATGTAGTCGCATCCTGAGTATCAGATTAGGTAGATGTATTCACTCGTACATTGTTACCGGTGGTATGGAACTGCATGTTGAACTGGAAACAGCCCTCCCGGGCATGTATGCAAAATGTGGTCATATAGAGCAGGCTTTCCGCATCTTTAATTCAATGGATGATAAAAATTTGCAAACCTGGACCATCATGATTTCTGGCCTTGCTGATCATGGCCATGGAGAAGAAGCTGTGTCTTTGTTCGCCAGAATGGAAGAAGCTGGCTTTAGACCGGACAGCTTGTCATTTTCTGCAATCCTAAATGCTTGTAGTCATATTGGCCTTGTTGATGTGGGCCGTGAATATTTTGAAAAAATGGTAAGTATTTATAACATCAGGCCGACTATGGAACATTATGGATGCATGGTGGACATGTTTGGACGTGCTGGAGAATTAGAAGCAGCTTATGATCTTATAAGGAGCATGCCTATAGAGCCTAATTCTGTGATATTGAGGAGTTTCATTAGTGCTTGTAACCATCATGGCCGTATTCCTTGCACAGAAGAAAATATAAGAG TGACGCGAACAGTCTAA